A single genomic interval of Hyphomicrobium methylovorum harbors:
- a CDS encoding efflux RND transporter permease subunit: protein MSVSTPFIKRPIATSLLAVATLLGGILGYFSLPISSLPQVDFPTVEVTTELPGASPDTMAKLVTASLERQFGQIQSLQTMNSTSSFGLSSITLQFALDRDIDAAAQDVQAAINAAGSTLPKNLPYPPTYSKVNPADTPILTLAMTSDTVSLRTLSDLADTILTQRMSSVSGVGHVSIEGGLKPAIRIQADVRRLASYGLSMADLSTAISAANVAGPKGSLDGAKQSFTIAANDQINNAHAYEDVIIAYRNNAPVRLKDVAQVTDGLENARVGGWYNGKEAVIVNIQRQPGANVIDTVARIKAELPRVERSMPSGVNLQVVSDRTGTIRASVHDVQFTLVLSVALVVMVVLLFLRSIRATIIAGVALPVSLIATFGVMYFCGFSVDNLSLMALTIGTGFVVDDAIVMIENIVRHMEKGEKPLKAALEGAREIGFTVISLTASLVAVFIPLLFMTGLVGRMFHEFALTLTIAVVVSAIVSLTLTPMMCSKLLRAGGHDGGGRIGREFGRFMDWVIRGYGRSLEFVLRHQPATLAVAFLTVVITVWLYVIMPKGFLPDQDTGAITAVVEGEPQISFTEMSRLQREVAAIVSADPDVTSVASIVGIGQLNATQNVGNLKIQLRPRADRKANVTEVIDRLKNNVTSVAGTIVHFQPVQDVQISTQASRARYQYTLVSTDDAEVSEWAKRLVEALKTSPHLRNVSSEEVEGGLIARISVDRVLAGRLGVTMEAVNDALNNAFGQRQVSTIYEQSNQYRVVLEAAAEYRSDPSRLNRLYVPSSTTGTQVLLMSVATMTYETAPLAISHQDQFPAITLSFDLAPNSSLSDALTAIDAAKKEIELPATVTGTFYGDAAEFSKSLQGQPWLILAAIITIYIVLGVLYESLIHPFTILSTLPSAGIGAAIALELTGQDLSFVALIGIILLMGIVKKNAIMMIDFALDAERTRGLSPRESIFEAAMLRFRPIMMTTLAALLGALPLAIESGTGSELRNPLGITIVGGLLLSQLLTLYTTPVIYLAMERLRDRITGNRPPAGTTPDQSRVSRQSNFEEAAE, encoded by the coding sequence ATGAGCGTCTCCACACCGTTTATCAAGCGGCCAATAGCGACTTCGCTCCTGGCCGTTGCGACGCTGCTCGGCGGCATTCTTGGCTATTTCTCGTTGCCGATCTCGTCGCTGCCTCAGGTCGATTTCCCAACGGTTGAGGTAACGACCGAGCTTCCAGGCGCCAGCCCCGATACAATGGCGAAGCTCGTGACTGCGTCTCTCGAACGCCAGTTCGGGCAGATCCAGTCGCTCCAGACGATGAACTCGACGAGTTCGTTCGGTCTCAGCTCCATTACGCTGCAGTTCGCGCTTGACCGCGATATCGATGCCGCCGCGCAGGACGTGCAGGCCGCCATCAACGCGGCCGGATCGACGCTGCCGAAGAACCTCCCCTATCCGCCGACGTATTCAAAGGTGAACCCCGCCGATACGCCGATCCTGACGCTCGCAATGACGTCCGACACCGTATCGCTGCGAACACTGTCTGACCTCGCCGATACGATCCTGACCCAGCGCATGAGTTCGGTATCGGGCGTCGGCCACGTATCGATCGAGGGCGGCCTGAAGCCCGCCATCCGCATTCAAGCCGATGTCCGCCGCTTGGCGAGCTACGGCCTGAGCATGGCCGATCTCAGCACCGCAATCAGCGCCGCGAACGTCGCCGGTCCAAAAGGCTCGCTCGACGGCGCGAAACAATCCTTCACGATTGCAGCCAACGACCAGATCAACAACGCGCATGCGTACGAAGACGTCATCATCGCCTATCGCAACAACGCGCCGGTCCGTCTGAAAGATGTGGCCCAAGTCACCGACGGCCTTGAGAACGCACGCGTCGGCGGATGGTACAACGGCAAGGAAGCCGTAATCGTCAACATTCAGCGCCAGCCCGGCGCGAACGTGATCGACACCGTCGCGCGGATCAAGGCCGAACTGCCACGCGTCGAGCGCAGCATGCCGTCCGGCGTCAATCTGCAGGTTGTCAGCGATCGTACGGGCACAATCCGCGCCTCCGTGCATGACGTGCAATTTACGCTGGTCCTCAGCGTCGCCCTCGTCGTGATGGTGGTCCTACTCTTTCTCCGCTCGATCCGGGCCACGATCATCGCTGGCGTCGCCCTTCCCGTATCGCTCATCGCCACCTTCGGCGTGATGTATTTCTGCGGTTTCAGCGTCGACAACCTCTCGCTGATGGCACTGACCATTGGCACCGGCTTCGTCGTCGATGACGCGATCGTCATGATCGAAAATATCGTGCGGCATATGGAGAAAGGCGAGAAGCCGCTCAAAGCCGCGCTCGAGGGCGCACGCGAAATCGGCTTCACCGTCATTTCGCTCACGGCTTCGCTCGTCGCCGTCTTCATCCCGCTTCTTTTCATGACCGGACTCGTCGGACGAATGTTCCACGAGTTCGCGTTGACGCTGACAATCGCTGTCGTCGTCTCAGCCATCGTGTCGCTCACGCTGACTCCGATGATGTGTTCGAAGCTTCTGCGCGCGGGCGGCCATGACGGCGGCGGACGGATTGGCCGTGAATTTGGCCGCTTCATGGATTGGGTCATCCGCGGCTACGGACGCTCGCTCGAATTCGTTCTGCGCCACCAGCCCGCAACGTTGGCCGTCGCTTTTCTGACGGTGGTGATCACCGTCTGGCTTTACGTCATCATGCCGAAAGGCTTTCTGCCCGATCAGGACACTGGCGCCATCACGGCCGTCGTCGAAGGCGAGCCGCAGATTTCCTTCACGGAAATGTCCCGCCTGCAGCGCGAAGTGGCGGCGATCGTCTCGGCCGACCCTGATGTGACGAGTGTCGCGTCCATCGTCGGCATCGGCCAGCTCAACGCAACTCAAAACGTCGGCAATCTCAAAATTCAGCTTCGTCCGCGCGCCGATCGCAAGGCAAACGTTACCGAAGTCATCGACCGGTTGAAGAACAACGTCACGTCGGTTGCCGGAACGATCGTTCACTTCCAGCCCGTACAAGACGTACAGATTTCGACGCAAGCGAGCCGAGCCCGCTATCAATATACGCTCGTCAGCACCGACGACGCGGAGGTCTCGGAATGGGCGAAGCGCTTGGTCGAAGCGCTTAAAACTTCGCCCCATCTGCGCAACGTGTCGTCAGAGGAAGTGGAAGGCGGATTGATCGCCCGCATCTCCGTTGATCGCGTTCTCGCCGGGCGTCTCGGCGTCACCATGGAGGCCGTCAACGATGCGCTGAACAACGCATTCGGCCAGCGCCAAGTCTCTACCATCTACGAACAGTCAAACCAGTATCGCGTCGTTCTTGAAGCGGCCGCCGAATATCGCAGCGATCCCTCGCGTCTGAACCGCCTTTACGTCCCCTCCAGCACGACTGGAACGCAAGTCCTGCTGATGTCGGTCGCGACCATGACGTACGAAACAGCGCCCCTTGCCATCAGCCACCAGGACCAGTTCCCGGCAATCACCCTCAGCTTCGATCTCGCTCCGAATTCATCGCTGAGCGATGCGCTCACGGCAATTGATGCGGCCAAAAAGGAAATCGAGCTGCCCGCAACGGTCACCGGCACGTTCTACGGCGATGCGGCGGAGTTTTCGAAATCGCTGCAAGGGCAGCCATGGCTGATCCTCGCCGCCATCATCACGATCTATATCGTCCTTGGCGTTCTATACGAGAGCTTGATCCACCCATTCACAATTCTCTCGACGCTCCCGTCGGCTGGCATCGGCGCAGCGATCGCACTCGAACTCACGGGCCAGGATTTGTCGTTCGTGGCACTCATCGGCATTATTTTGCTCATGGGCATCGTCAAAAAGAACGCGATCATGATGATCGACTTCGCACTCGACGCCGAACGCACGCGCGGATTGTCACCTCGCGAGTCCATCTTTGAAGCGGCGATGCTGCGCTTTCGACCGATCATGATGACGACGCTCGCCGCGCTTCTCGGCGCACTGCCGCTGGCAATCGAAAGCGGCACCGGCTCGGAGCTTCGCAATCCTCTCGGCATCACCATCGTCGGCGGATTGCTGCTGAGCCAATTGCTGACACTCTACACGACGCCCGTCATCTACCTGGCCATGGAACGCCTCCGCGACCGCATCACCGGCAACCGCCCACCGGCTGGAACAACGCCGGATCAGTCGCGCGTCAGCCGCCAGAGCAATTTCGAAGAGGCCGCCGAGTAG